CAGGGGAAATCATTAGTGCAATACAGCAAAATCAATTAAAACAAGAGGATATTATTGAGATAGGTAATTGGCTACTCAGTAAGGATGTAGAATATAAAAAACAAATCAGCGTGTTCAAATCAGTAGGGCTCTCAATACAAGACCTAGGTGTTGCTTCGGTTGTGTATCAGAATGCTATAAACAAACATCTAGGAACGTTGTTTAACTTAAACTAACGGAAGTAAAGGAACCCTACCAATTTTAGCTTCGTCTCTCCAGGCTACAGTTTAATCGCTCTAAACAGGTCATCATAAGTGTTTAAGACGAGGGCGCCCCCTATTTTTAGCGGGCTATTTTAGTTCTCCTAAAGCTTCACCTAAGCGTATAGGACTTCCTGCTTGCAAAGCGTCACTCCAATGCACTTGCGCACCGTTTGCAAACATCAAGACTACCGTGGAGCCTAATTTAAAGTAGCCCATTTCATCACCTTGAACCATTTTCTTTTGTTTCTTATCCTTGTTGTATTCGAAATCTACACGATTTTTACTCCGTTTGATGTCCCCATGCCAACTGGTTCCTATCGCTCCAACTATAGTGGCTCCCACCATCACCATCACCATAGGACCTATCTTGGTAGAAAAGAAGATTGCAAGCCGTGCATTTCGGGCAAATAATTTTGGCACAACCCGAACGGTTGAAGGTTGTACTGAAAATAAAGCTCCGGGGATATAGGTCATCGATACGATTTCAGCATCCATTGGCATATGCACCCGATGATAATCTTTAGGTGATAAATAAATTGTTGCAAAACGTCCATTTACAAATTCGGCAGCCCTATCTGTATCACATGCTAAAAGATCTGCGACTGAATAATAACGACCTTTTGCCTGAATTAATTGACCTTGCTCTATAGTTCCTAGTTCGCTTATGCAACCATCTACCGGTGAGATAATGTCTGCCTTAGCCAATGGCCTACATTCTGGTTTTAAATGGCGGATAAAAAAATCATTAAAACATGTGTATGCAGTGGGATCCTCAATTAAAGCCTCACTCATGTTAACCTGATATTTTCTTATAAATCTCTGAATAATATAGTTTTTTACTTTGACATTTTTTACTTCAGCCAAACAACCTGCGAGAGTTGTAAGGCCATGCTGAGGAATCAGATATTGAGGTAATGTTTTTATTAAGTCAAAAGACATATGAAACTCGCACCGCGTTTTTAGAAAAGGGGATAATAACCTATACTTCCCGTGGTCACAAATACAGCGGTGTAGTGTCCTTACTATGATTCGATTCGCCAGAGGTAATTTGTAACTGACGATGCGAAGCAGAAATCGTTTCACGATGATATTTCAGATTGGCAAGATAAAACGCTTTATGCGTATCAGTCATTTGAAATCGATCAACTACTTGATATTTTTGCTCCTGCAACATCATCGGATATTTAGAAGCTTCTCTTTTAATTGTTTCTACTATTTTGACAAACAAACACTCATTTAATGTTGAGCTCTCACCTCCATTCATAAAAATCATGGCAAGTGCTTTCGAATTACAATTTCCTTCTATATAGCCTTCTACTTCCGATCTCCTGGATACCCCTATAAGGTTGCCCCATGTTTTTGATTCATATTTTGTTAAAGTAGAATTGATTAAGCTCTTAAATGATTTAGAAGTTAGGGTATCTACCCAATCATAAATCGCCTTATACATCATGTTCATGCCTCCATCGCTATAAGGGTGAGTAAATCGCTTGTTTTCCTTCGCAAATGAAACCACATCTCTCGTAAAATCGGCGATTCCCTTTTCAAAACTCTTATCTTTATCCCTAATTGCCAAGTCTATACTGGGTATAGGATGTTTTTGCAACATAAGAGGAGTAAGCCCTAGGATTAGTTGAGTATTCAATGCGCCGTTATCTAGAGGTCCTGAGCTTAAAACATAAGCCAAGCGATTATCACCACTTTCATTTCCGCTTGTCTTTAAATATTGCCTAACCGGTTCGGCTCGTTGCCGAAATGATATTAAAGGTAATAAAGGTGCATATTTTTTATCGATAATTTCGTTAATATAACGTTCTAATTCCTCAGGCTTAAGGCTTTTTGCCCAAACAAATAACGAATCATGATATTGCTTTTTCACATCTTCATGGGTAAAAGGCAATACATCCCTTTTTACGGAAAGCAAAGCTTTTTCCATAAGCTCATCGGTAGTAGTCAAATGCAATTGGAAACTAACCTGTTCCGCTAGCAACTTAAGACTTGAAGCAATACCATTAAATTCTGCAGCATGAGTTGTCGTATTGGCTAAAGCTTGGCGAATTTTTAAGTTATACGTTTGATAAAGTAAGCTGAGCTTATTGGAAAATTCAAGATTGTCTTCTTCGGTAAGATCTTTACGTTCTTTTTCATAATAAGCTTTGGTGACCGCACGAAATTCATTAACAAATGCGACCATCGATAATACTGCATCTCGTAATTTACTGTCTTTATCCACACTAATTTTTGATTCAATGGTTTCAGCAGACAGTAAAGGGAGGTTGCCAAATAATTCCCATGCATTGGTTAGGGTTTCATCGGTTGCTTTTTTACTCACCAGTTCGGAAATTTGCACATAAGGGGGATTAGTTGCTTCTTTAAGTAAAGCGTTCGTTAGTCGGTAGGAGCTGTAGATCAACTCTTTCATTATAGGGGCAAATGCATCACGCCAAACTTGGTGATAACGGTTTTGCAATTCACCAAGATCATACTTATGCGTCTCTTCTTTTGCAAAGTTGGTTGTATTTTCTTTTTTGGTCCATTCTTCTACCTTGCGGTAAAAAGAGGGTTTTTGATAGAGCGCCAAATACGTAGGCGGTAACGGTAAACCATAGCCGTTATCCATACATCCCATATAAAAAACTACAACTCGGTACAAATTATCATAATGTTCCTGATATAAACTCATCATAAAATCAACAAATGATTCTGTATTTGTTTTTTCATTACAAAAACGAGGATACATCTCTTCATATTTTGCCCTTAAACTGGGATCAGTTTCATCTAATGAAGTGTAGTTTAAAGGTAAATCCCCGAAGAGTTCCGTTAAGCGCTTGCGTTGTACGTCGGGCTGAAAGGTTAATAGAGCCTTTAAAGCTGCAGCCAGCTTTTGTTCTTGGGCAACCGAATTTTGCGCCAAACGTGCGAACTCAACTGGGTCTGCATAAGCTTTAGGCAATCGTTTAAGCGCGAGTTCTTGTACCCCAGGTATAATAACCGGAATAGTCTCTTGCCCCGGATGGGTATAATGTGGCCAATGATAAGGCATAGAGTCTTGAACATTAGGAAAAGTCTCATAATCACGAACAGTTAGGGTAATGTGCTTTTTGGGAACACCGATTACTGATCTTGGTTCTTTCATATAGATAGTGAACCAATAGAAAAACATGTCAAAATCGATATCACCGTTTAAACTCAGGTTATGCGGATGCGCATCATCATCATCAAGAAACCATCTGCCGAGCAAAAGTTCCATGATGTTTTTCTCAATAAGTGTTTTTACACTAGGAGCAACTTGTTCCTTTAAAGTACTATTTATAGGAATGCCTTCTTTAGCAAAATGAAAGGGCTTGAAGTCTTCAACACCAATGGAGAGCGTTCCGATTAATTTATCTTGGGTGTGGCCTCTTTTTGCGGTAATTTCTAGAATATGACTCTTTACCGTTTGAAGCTGCTCTAGAGTGAACGGTTGTTCCGGCTTAAAATCGGGAATATCTTTGATTAAAATGGTATCTTCTTTTACCAATCCCTCTGGAGTTTTAACCACGTATTTCAGAGAATCATCGTGATCTAATTTAATATAAAGGGTGTTTTCTTTTTGGGGGCTATTCGATTCAAGGTTATCAGATAATAATTCTACATCATATTGCTCAAATACTAAGCGTTCTTCGGCAGATCGTTTTCCTTGAAACAACCTCTTGAATGAGGAAGTCGCTACACTTATTTTGGCTAATAATTCGGGATAGTGATTTTTCGGTTCTAATCTTTTAAAAAAAGCTTTCTTGGTAACGCCATCTTCTTCAAAAGTAACGTGAAATGTTTGATGCGAGCTATCGGAGATAGGGTTTTTTTCAGAATAAGTGAGTTGGCTATGTCTTAGCGCCTTTTTTGGAATTCCCATATGTTTAATCCATTAAATCACAGTAGTCCTTTAGAATAGTTCATATTAAGCAGAAATATTCAATAAGTTCAAGAATAATTTTCAAACAGATAACTAGGAAACTAAACAATACGCTTCAAGCTCTAGCCACATCACCAAAAAATGATCTTTAATATGATAGGGAAGCTTTTTTTATTATAACTCAGCAAGTTACAGTAGAGGTCTGGGATTATAAGAATGCCCTAGCCCGGAGGGAGATAAGATCTCGGGGCTAAGGCTGTAGCCTATAACGGCTACACTTGTTTAACTCATTTCACAACATGGATTGAATGACCACCATTCATTCTCATCCATTGTTTCCGGCTCTATAAGCGACAGGACTTCTTTATCAAGAGCTCGGAGCTCTTCTCCTGAGCTGGTTTGATTAAAAAACCAAAAATTTCCAGTCTTGTGGTATTTATATCCATTGGCCCCTAATAAGGAACAAGCGGCGATCACTATATTAGCAAGGACAATGATCGCTTTGTAGATATACGAGTCACTTTCGGGATCAACAATATCAAGTATTTTCTTTTCAGCTTTCTTTAATTCGGTACGCATGTCTTTGGCAATACTCGGATTCAAAAGCATTTTATAAGCAATAGTATATAATGAAATTCTATAGGCTTCTTCAGCTTGTTGCCATTTTTCATACGTTGCTCTATATGAGCCATCCCCAGATAACCGCTCATGAATTATTTTACATTGTGCTTCAACACGTAAAATAACTTGGCGAAACCGTTGGGCTTTTTCATTCTCTTCCTCTGCCGCGAATTCCACCATTTCAGTTTTGAGCTTTAAATCTTGCATTTGGCTAACGCAAATAAATCGCTCCCTTAAATTTATAGCTAAAGCCAATTGCACAGGATCAGTTATTGCAAGTACTGCATTTCCTTGGGTCTGGATCCCATTTTGTACGCCAGCATAAAGAACCTTTATTAATACCTTTCGAGTATTTTCCTCAATATGTTTCAACTGGGGTAAAAAAAGACGTAAGGCTTGCCCCTGAGAGTTTTTACCCAACACCAAGTGATACGCTTTGGGCTCGATTGCGGGTCCTATCCCTCGGTCTTTTACCTCTACTTTCCCCACTCCTGATTCCCTTAATAGAAGTAGTGCTTTACTGGCTGCTTCAAGTTCTAGAGGCCTTAACTCACGTAGACGTGCGGGAACATCATGCAGATCTGAAAGCTCATTACTAAAATGCTTGAGAATTGATTCTTGCAAATGGCGGCGAGGAACTAAGGCCACTCGTTCCAGTTCTTCAATATTGTGCGTTTTTCTTTGATCCAAAGCAACCAAGGTCGAAGCCATTAAGGGATAATCCTTGGTGGCATCAATTATTCGTTGATAGCCATCCGCAGATAGAGATCCTTTGACCCAAAAAATCAAGCAAAGTCTCTTACAGTCTTCATCGGGTAGCGAATGGATAAATCTTAATTCCTCCAGTTTTTTAGGATCTTTAAAAAATTGGGGAACATCTTCCGTGAGAGCTGGTTCTAATGTTACTAAAGTATCTATTGCCTGGTAATAAGCATCATCAGATAAGATAAGACGGATTAAATCTTCTGGATAATTTTGCTGAATTAAAAAAGGAAGTAATTTAATTTGCGTCTCATTCCACATAAAACCACTGAATTTTTTTATGAACTCAAAATTCTTTAGCAGCTCCCGATTTTGTTCGAGGAGCCCTTTTTCATAAAATATGATTGTGATTTTTAATAAACTCTTATTTATCCGCTCATCATCAGTGAATTTAATTTCTAAAATTTCCTTACACAATGGGCTGGAGGGCTTCAAAAGTTGTTCAATTAAGGGAACAGGCAAAGAAAGTTCATTTAATATTTTGTAGTGAAAAAGCAAATCTATAGCTGGGTTTTCTGCAAATAAATCGCGTAAATTGAAATCGCGAAAAGGAATAGGCGTGCGAACTGTCGCAGCATCCTGTCCTACATGTAACTTTTTCATCAATAATGCAATACGTTGAAAACGTAAATTGATTCCATTATCTTTGAATGCTTTTTGTATTAAATATTTGGGCAGAGCAGAGCCAATTTGATTTAATAGTGGATCCAAAGAGTAGCCAGAAGAAATGCTGATCCCAGAGCCAGGTACTGTAATAAACGGCTGTAAATCAAAACTCGCTGCACAGATAATTTCTCGATCCTGTGGTACTGCATGTCCTTTTTTCATTAAGCCGATTATCCATTGTGTTGGATCATCCTTTCGATACATCACCACAAGACCACAGTCTTCTTCTGCATCGTTAATGTAGGCGAAATCCTGACGAATCAACTGAGCATGATAGACTTCCAAAGTTTCATCTTTTTTCTTTAGAGGCTGGGGACCAAATAAATAGGCTAAATTACCTGCAGTCATATTACCCTGGAGAAAATGACTTCCTGATGCCTTCTTTTGCCAAATATTTAAATGTTTTATTGCTTGCGGTATAGAGCCAAGGAAATTAATGACTTCCCTATAAATTATTTTGATGTCATTTTTTTGTTCTGCAATTGCCCAGTCCTGTCCAAATGCTTGGAACATTTGTTGTGCATTTCCCTGTACGATAAAAGGCATAATTCATTTCTCAATATGACAAATTGAGAGTATTATAACCAATAATTGCGTAAATGGTGATGATTTTTTGCTAAAATTGCATTTTTAATACCTCGTTATCCGTTTGTGAAGGCAAAGAAAACCGCCTCGTTCTCCGGCTTGTCCGCAAATCCGTCATTTCGCTCCATTTCAGAGCCTAAGGAAAGCCGCAGAAGAGTACACTTGGCAGGTCTATTTAGAAGTTACTTTATTAAATGGAACATTTACTTGGAAAAGAAAAGAACATGAAATGTAATATTATAGGTGCTGGTCGGTTGGGTAAAAATATAGCCTTATCCTTGTTTAAAGCGCAGCTCTTTTCATCCATTTCAATTTGTAACCGAAGTTTGGATAATGCCCAAAAAGCATGTCGTGAGATAGGTTTCGGCCAAGCTTTCGACAAAATAGAACGCTTACCTGCAGCAGAGGTAACCTTTATCTGTTGTAATGATGATGTTATTGAGGAGGTTGTGAACACTTTAGCTCATAACAGGAGCTTAAAATCAGGAAGTTTTGTGATTCACTGTAGCGGCGTACTCAGTTCCGCCTCCCTTGCCCCATTAAGAAAAAAAGACTGCTTTGTGGCGAGTTTTCATCCTTTAAAAGCATTTAAGACAAACTATCTCGAGCCCTTCGCGTTTAATCGTGTCGACTGTGTTGTGGAGGGAGACAATGAAGTATGTGAATGGTTAAAAATCCTATGTAAGCAATTGAACGCGCAACTAATTACTATTAAACCTGAAGCAAAAGCCGCATATCATGCCGCAGCCTGTATGGCTTCGAATTATTTAATTACCTTAGCAGCCTGCAGTGAAGAATTATTTCTAAAAGCGGGAATTAATAACCAACAAAGTCGGCAGATGATGGTTAATTTAATGCAAGGAAATCTAAATAATTTACTGCAAACAGAACAGATTGCAGAATCCCTAACCGGACCCTTGGCCCGAGGCGATGCCCAAACCATCGCCCTACATTTGGACGCAATGGATAATGCAGAAATAAAGCGTTTATATCAGAGCGCGGCTTTAGCTACATTGCCCATGACGCAATTATCTATGGAAATAAAGCAGAATATTAGCGACCTTTGTAATCTAGAGTAGCCAGAATTTTGGCCAGAGTGCTGAGGGAAACTTGGGGAATTTCACACCAACCCTCTGGTTTAGGTCTTCGTTTCCACCAGGCTAAAATTTCACTACCACTCAGTCCTAAAGTTAAATGTTATTTTAATACCATACTCCCATTGCCTACTGATGGGATGTCATCTGGGGAATCGTAGGGTAACTCACCAGAATGATTTTGGGGTTCAAGAATCTTTTCTTCAACTCCCTTTATATCTGCTTTTGCTAAACCTAACTCTGAAAGAGCTTTTATACCAGCATTGTAATCAGTGCTAACCGAGGAAGGGACAGAACTCTGTATTTCTTGTTTCTTTTGCTTTTCTTCATTTTCTAGCTTTTCCATACTTCCTTTCTTGAATAAATCCTTTTCCTCACTGGTTAATGTTTTTCCTTTGCCAGTAAATAAATTGTCTTCACTTAAAACCTCAAGCACCACATCTCGTGTTCGCTTATCCTGACCTTTATGTGCTTGAGTTTTGCTCGCACCGGTTGCGTCAAGCTTCATTTCCCTATCCGCCGCATTGTTAGTGTCGAATAAACCTGAATAGAATTTTCTCACACTCGAAAATGCGAATAACACTAAAGGCACTACAAGAAGCATGGGTGATATCAAAGCAATACGAGCAGTCCATTGCAAAAAGGGACTTCTAATATCTTGCACCGCTGAAAAACTACTTACCTTGGCCGCACCCCCTTGGTCTTCACGGGAAATCGCAGCAGCTCCACCATGCATATTACATTGGCTTACTGATTCAGAGATTGCAACTCGTAATTTCTCAGGATCAGCGGTCTCTCCGTTAATATAAGCTGTCATTCGTTTATAAATCTTTCGCTCATGAGATTTGAGTTCCTTTTCTCCTCCATGCTCAACACGTTCATGAATGCTTTTTAATAATGCAAATCGTAACATCACATCCTGATTTCGTTCGTTTCCACTTTTACAACCGCCAGTGGAGGCCCATTCAATATACATACTCAGAGCTTGACTCAGCTGGCCATAACGACTGTCCCAATGCTGGTTGGTCGCCATCATACGAGCTAGAGTATTGGAAGCCAGGGTTGGTAAGTGATTGGATTCGATTTTATTTTTACTAGCTTCTTGGGCTTCAGTGTCTAATTGCGTTTTTAATCCGGTTTTAAAAGCTCTAATTTCCGCAATTAATTTTTCTCCTTGCCGGGACTCAGCAAAATATAGGGGTCTATGCTCATCGTTTAAAAATTCACGGTACTCTTTAAGCACTTTCCTATTTATTCTAGATAATTGTTCCCTTATGTCATTACTAAGAAAAGCGCTATTTTCTTGCAGTGTATGCAGCATCGCCATTTCGGCACTTAAGGTAATATCATCCAATTCCAAAGAACCGGTGACATCGAAAAATCCTCTATCGCCTCTGTAGCCTAAATCTTGAGTGTGACGATTGGTGCCTATGTTTTGAATGTATATGAAATTATTCTTAGGAGGTTGTTCTAGATTTTGCTCTTCTGCCAGTTCTTGCATCTTTTGTTGGTCAGATTTTAATTTCAGCAAATGAGCCTTCTTTTCAAATGTTGCCGCGTTTTCTTTTATTAACGCTGTAAGTTCTAACTCCTTATTTGCTGTTGGCAAACCTTGTTCCTTTAAAATCTTTAACTTCATTTGTGCTTGTGCTATAGCCCTCTCCGCTGTTTGAACTTCAACCTCTAAATGGGCGTTTGTCTGCTGAAAATCACTGATTTGCTTTTCTAGTTTTTTCGCACGAATGCTCCATGGAGTATTAAAATCATGCATGGCTTGAATGATGTACAAGGCACTCGCTCTTTGCAGGTTATTCCCATCACCGTATTGATCAAAAAATTCGGAGTGAAACGAAGTAAATAAGCTCTCCACCGCAGGTCCATCTTTCCCACCACGCATAACGCGCATTTCATCATGGAGAAAACCAAATTTCTGTACTAAGTCTCTTTTTATTAACTCATCCGACATACCATGAAAAACCAGCGCGGGAGAGGGAATACGAGAGCTCATGGCAGAAGTTGGTTGCAAAACAGCTTCTTTGTCTCGATAAGTATAGGTAACCCGTCTATAGGCGAGCTGATCTTCTATGTTTTCCTTGAATTGAGGTTTATCATGGGCTGTATTTTTAGTCCCGGTGATTAACATACCCTGCTGTAAATAGTTCGAGGTGTAGAAATAATCGTATCCCGTAGCAGTTTGATGCGTAAATGAATCTTTATCTACTCGGCTGCTTAGATTTTGCATGTAATTTAAAATATCTTCTCGACCGAATTCCTTTTCTTTTAAGTGGGTAACTACATTTTCTAAGATGATCTTTTTGGAGAAGTCAGCTAACTTAACTCGCTCCTTTGCCAAATTTTGATTAAGCTTATAAAGATCTACAACACCATCAGTGGTAGCTTTAGAAACTGCCTTCTTATAAGACTCCGCCACTTTATCTTGAAGGGCTAGAGCGGCCTTATGACGTATGTTTTTCCAATCCTCTTTACCAACCTTAGGTTGCGCATCGTCAATCTGAAGTGGCTCTTTATCAAATTGTCTGGAGACACTCTCATAGGTTTTCGTCATTAAGCACATATGAGCATAGCTTTCTTCAAAAGAAGCCACCATACTTGCTCTTTGATGAGCAAACAGGTTTTGTCTACCATATTTCGCTACAAACATAGTACGAAGCTCTTTAAATAGCTTCAAATTCTCCCCCGTTGGCGCTTTAGCAATACAGCCTAAATCAATCGAGCATAGGGTGGTTTTTGTCGGGGTGCGGCCGCCAAGTAGTTGCTTGAGATCCGCGTCTATAGACTTGCCTTTTAGTTTTTGCTTAATAGAAAGAGGCATCTGCTGTTCTATTTTATTACAAACTTCTTCTCGCTCTTCTTTGGTAAGGGTTAACTCGTAAACTAAACGTACTTGAGGATCAAACAATAAATCCTTCGATAAACCCCTTTCTTTCATATCCTTTACACGTTCGAAGGTTTTTTGATATAGATAATCTTGATATATAGCATTGGCTTTGGCTACTGCATAACGTTGGTCCTCAATCTCTATTCCTGATTTGAGGTCGGATGGCCAATTTTGGAAGTCGTTTTTTATGCTTTCTAAGGCAGCGTGGGCAGCACTCTCTTTACCTTCTTCACCGGCTTTATAGAGTAATTTTTGATATATTGCGATTTGTATATCTACACGTTTTATCGCGTTGAACTGCTCCAGATAATGTCCGTCACCTGCGCTTATAACTTTATTGAAATGTGCCAAGAATGACATCCCGACTCCTAAAATAGCCTTGATGATCATATTT
The DNA window shown above is from Legionella sp. PC997 and carries:
- the asd gene encoding archaetidylserine decarboxylase (Phosphatidylserine decarboxylase is synthesized as a single chain precursor. Generation of the pyruvoyl active site from a Ser is coupled to cleavage of a Gly-Ser bond between the larger (beta) and smaller (alpha chains). It is an integral membrane protein.); the protein is MSFDLIKTLPQYLIPQHGLTTLAGCLAEVKNVKVKNYIIQRFIRKYQVNMSEALIEDPTAYTCFNDFFIRHLKPECRPLAKADIISPVDGCISELGTIEQGQLIQAKGRYYSVADLLACDTDRAAEFVNGRFATIYLSPKDYHRVHMPMDAEIVSMTYIPGALFSVQPSTVRVVPKLFARNARLAIFFSTKIGPMVMVMVGATIVGAIGTSWHGDIKRSKNRVDFEYNKDKKQKKMVQGDEMGYFKLGSTVVLMFANGAQVHWSDALQAGSPIRLGEALGELK
- a CDS encoding Rossmann-like and DUF2520 domain-containing protein; amino-acid sequence: MKCNIIGAGRLGKNIALSLFKAQLFSSISICNRSLDNAQKACREIGFGQAFDKIERLPAAEVTFICCNDDVIEEVVNTLAHNRSLKSGSFVIHCSGVLSSASLAPLRKKDCFVASFHPLKAFKTNYLEPFAFNRVDCVVEGDNEVCEWLKILCKQLNAQLITIKPEAKAAYHAAACMASNYLITLAACSEELFLKAGINNQQSRQMMVNLMQGNLNNLLQTEQIAESLTGPLARGDAQTIALHLDAMDNAEIKRLYQSAALATLPMTQLSMEIKQNISDLCNLE